The Lactuca sativa cultivar Salinas chromosome 2, Lsat_Salinas_v11, whole genome shotgun sequence genome includes a window with the following:
- the LOC111880288 gene encoding uncharacterized protein LOC111880288 yields MDVDIMLDSTTLFSKYYVCFKAVSDGWKEGCRRVIGLDGCFLKGIVRGEVLAAVGKDANNHIYPIAWDVVRVENKATWKLFIDLLMDDIDGGLGAGITLLFDGHKGLLEAVKERFTGQHFKKLFWRIVKASTEQKFKHVMENIKSLDTQAYDYLIDRDPTTWSKAFFKEGRDCDAVENGENESFNSTIRHARRKPIITMLEEIRIFVMERISSQRVEGIERDLTICPSIRMLIQDLKSLLPYTDYGVDLIAKTCVCRIWQLTGTPCLDGVVAIYSLNQDAETYVSQSYSKKAYLKCYNYSINPLNGSDMWPEIPYRKNLPPKRRRLPGRPSVKRKRDAVERELSGPM; encoded by the exons ATGGATGTAGACATCATGTTAGATTCCACAACTTTGTTTTCTAAGTACTATGTATGCTTTAAAGCTGTAAGTGATGGTTGGAAGGAAGGGTGTAGGCGTGTGATTGGCCTTGATGGTTGCTTTTTAAAGGGTATTGTTAGGGGAGAAGTTTTGGCAGCTGTAGGGAAGGATGCAAACAACCACATCTACCCTATAGCATGGGATGTAGTTAGGGTTGAGAACAAGGCCACATGGAAATTGTTCATAGATCTCCTCATGGATGACATTGATGGTGGTCTTGGTGCAGGCATTACCCTTCTTTTTGATGGACACAAG GGGTTGCTAGAAGCAGTAAAAGAAAG GTTTACTGGTCAACATTTCAAGAAGCTTTTTTGGAGGATTGTCAAAGCTAGTACTGAACAGAAGTTCAAACATGTAATGGAAAATATCAAATCTTTAGATACTCAAGCATATGACTACCTTATAGATAGAGATCCTACTACCTGGTCTAAGGCATTTTTTAAAGAGGGAAGAGATTGTGATGCAGTTGAGAATGGGGAGAATGAGAGTTTCAATTCTACTATTAGGCATGCTAGAAGGAAACCAATCATCACTATGCTAGAGGAGATTAGGATATTTGTGATGGAGAGGATATCCAGTCAAAGAGTAGAAGGAATTGAACGGGATTTGACTATCTGTCCAAGTATTAGGATGCTTATACAAGATTTGAAG TCATTATTGCCTTATACAGATTATGGAGTGGATCTAATTGCTAAGACTTGTGTATGTAGAATATGGCAACTTACAGGGACACCATGCTTAGATGGAGTAGTTGCAATCTATTCCCTAAATCAAGATGCAGAAACATATGTGTCCCAATCATACAGTAAAAAGGCTTATCTAAAATGCTACAATTATAGCATTAACCCTCTCAATGGTAGTGATATGTGGCCAGAAATTCCTTATCGAAAGAATTTGCCTCCAAAAAGAAGAAGATTACCTGGTAGGCCATCAGTGAAAAGGAAGAGGGATGCAGTGGAAAGAGAGTTGAGTGGaccaatgtga